The Arachis hypogaea cultivar Tifrunner chromosome 19, arahy.Tifrunner.gnm2.J5K5, whole genome shotgun sequence genome has a window encoding:
- the LOC140182341 gene encoding uncharacterized protein, translated as MTEEELQILCVIEVEKLLQMNGKSLKDFSQMPFPDQDLVSQFSNSMIMNELSYDVHKLHEEHASNFNKLTDEQKFVYQTIVDTVASKRPGLFFVYGFGGTGKTFLWKLLSCCLCSERKIVLNVASSGIASLLLPGGRTTHSLFCFPIDLNEESVCNIKKDSQRAELICRVL; from the coding sequence ATGACTGAAGAAGAACTTCAAATTCTTTGTGTGATTGAGGTTGAAAAATTATTGCAAATGAATGGAAAAAGCTTGAAAGATTTTTCTCAAATGCCATTTCCTGATCAAGATTTGGTCTCTCAATTTTCAAATTCTATGATCATGAATGAGTTGAGTTATGATGTACATAAACTTCACGAAGAACATGCttcaaatttcaataaattgacaGACGAACAAAAATTTGTCTACCAGACAATTGTTGACACAGTTGCAAGTAAAAGACCTGGGTTGTTTTTTGTGTATGGTTTTGGTGGAACTGGAAAAACTTTTTTGTGGAAATTGTTATCTTGCTGTCTTTGTTCAGAAAGAAAAATTGTTTTGAATGTTGCTTCTAGTGGTATTGCATCTCTATTGCTTCCTGGTGGAAGGACTACACACTCATTATTTTGCTTCCCAATTGATTTGAATGAGGAATCCGTATGTAATATTAAGAAAGATAGCCAACGAGCAGAACTCATTTGTCGTGTTCTTTAA